Part of the Diprion similis isolate iyDipSimi1 chromosome 4, iyDipSimi1.1, whole genome shotgun sequence genome is shown below.
CACACTTTATCGATTGGATCTTCAAGGAATAGGACGCCTTTTTCCCCGATATTCCTAAGATCCATTTCTTGTCTATTGTCATCATTTTGGGGAATGAACAGATTCTCGTCTACTCCGTCCGGaagttttttatgtttcagtaaaatttttcgccgCAATGCGTCCGGCGATGGAAGAACAGTTTCGTTTTTATCCACGCGCTGGGATACCAGCATATCACCAAATATATCCCGCATCCAACTCGCCATTTTGCGCTGCTGGGGTAACGTACAGTTATCCTCAATCGAAAGAATGACTGGAAATCTATAAAGAGAAATTGCGGGGACGTTTTGTAAGGATTTGAATCAGTGAAACTTGACTATTGTTCTTCTATCGATAATTATTTCAGGATTGATCATACTCGGATGTGGCAAAGGCGTGTTCCTTGATCGTTTTTATAACGTCCACAAACTTGATCCTACTTGTGAAAGTGTGCCCGTGGTAAATAATCGGCATTCCATCGGGTCCGTCCCAGCAATCTAGTTCAATACATCTACAGCCAGCCCGCAGAGCTCTGACATATGCTTGACAGCTACTTTCACTGAATACTTGATCACCAGTCAAGTAcctgtttgaatttttaactaaTTATAAAACTATTCCAAGTACATCACATAGTAAATGACATATTGAGAAAAGTAAACCAGCGAAGGTGGGCTCACGTGTTGTGAGACGATGCAATCCAATAATCACTCAAAGGTTTGGTCATGTCGTGCGTGACTTGATCATTCCTAGCATCCCAAATCTCGTTCTGTTTAGAGTATAAAAAGTCGATGAACtctgaaaaaatgaagtaGGGCTCCTGAATGTCCCTTTGGGGATCCTGAAGGTATTCTCTTATGAAGCGGGATACGTCCTGTTCGATATTTCCCAGTGGATCCTGTTGCTCTATTAGTAAGAAGTTGCGAAACGCTTGGAGAGTAACTGTTTGTCCACTTTCCGAATAACCCACCAATTTATCCCAGTCAGCGAAGTTCTAAGTGACAAAACATCTTACGATTGCTATAAAGTCAAACTTTAGTGAGGATTTTAACCATACATACATTTGCGATATTATCAAACATCAGCTTGTGGTAAAGAGTAACAAAATCGTCAAAGCCCAACTCTGTTCTGTTCCTTGTATCAACATCTTCGAACATCTCTCTTAGCCGGTTGGTCATAATCTTACAGTTCACTCTTGGTAAGAAAGCCTTGACATCCTTCAGGGTGACCCTATTAATGAAACTATACTTAAAACAGTTGAATCATTCATGCTTTAATTCAAATAATAGTCATGCGGAATTCCAAATTAACGGACATATGTTCATTCGTATTCTTGGCGTTATGAGTTATAAGATGAAACCTTTTGGGTTCCTGTTCAACTGCGCTTGCACTACAGACTGATAGACTGTATTGATTTTCTCTGCTTCTATTGCGTATAGTTATTGATAGATAAGACAGTTTATCAGGCAGACTAATTCAGCGTATTATCTGATATTGATTCAGCTGGTAATTCTAATGCTATTTCTGTTCCTGGAAAATCACGTAAGGATAAAATAGTCCAGGTTGGATTGCGGATATTTTTTCTAGCTGAACTTCCAGTATTTAGCAAAGCTGTTGGAATGAGCTGACACAGATAATATCAAGCTTTTTTAAGCTCTGACTTACGACTCCCTGGTGTTTTCCATCGAGTAAAACTCCTTCCTTAGCCATCTTTCAACTTGCAGCGGATATGGAGCATTAATGGTATCTTGAACCAAATGACGAAGGCCTCGCACCCAGAGCTCGCACTCTGTTTCACTAATTGCTGGAgaatcaatttaaaattagTTACTAGCATACGAAAAAGAGGTAGAATCTAAATCTTGTCAAAGGTACGACATAAAATAATATAGTAGAATACTAATTGCATACCAAATTTTACATAATCAACCTATTTTTCAATGGTTTTACTTACCAGATATAGATAATGTTTTCAGGCGAAACTCAGAGCCATAGTAAACAACAAAGCATCTCATGGATTCCATTCTCCTGGAATCCTCCGgccacttttcaaaatcttcgtAGTTTTTTCCAACTCTTACTTCCTTGATCTCTCTTATTTCAACTGAAAAAGAATACGTACGACAAAATAGAGAGGCTCACATAAAAGCACAGGGTACAGAAATAATTCTGAGGTTCGTACCTGCGCCTTCGAATGGTCTGAACGTAGCGCTCCTCGACCAAACTATTTGCCTAGTTTCTCTACGTATCAACAGCGTCTTTTTCTCAGGTCTCTTGCGTGGGAAAAACCTGGTGACCACTGTTCCCCGTTCCAAACGGCTTATGATTTGCTCCATCTCTGGTATTCCGTTCATTTTGGGGAGAATTTGGTAAcaacaatctgaaaaattgacaGCAAAGTAGATGGTTTCAAAAGAGAATTTGAGAAAGGTGAGACACAGATGAGGAATGCTTGTGTGACTATATAAAGTTCTGTTTAcgaattcaatgaattttgaaacacgagtaaatattgtttttagaCGTCGGAGATTCTAGCTAACCTTAAAATCTTTTACAAGTATGTACATTCAAAGCTGGGAAATCAGTAAAAATCAGTCGAAGTACGAAATACCGCAAGTAAGTGTGTACAATTGTTATACCCGATGTAACAGGGCAACATAACCCATAACGGAAAACTCtctctttttaatttcaccaCTGTCAAcaagattaaaatttcatgtgCCACACGAACCTTTCACACTCTCTATTTAATTGTAAGACGTAAGTATATAGCGTTATAATAATGTTTGCATCAAGCAGAAGTGAGTTTTGcgatgttattattttataaccgGGTTACATCTTATCATAAAATTCAGCGTTCTGCTTTCTCAGTTTTCTTAAATTCGTACAAACAGCATTAAAATACACAATCCCATCACATGCATATACACTCCATATCGAGTAccttgtaatttatttatttatttattttttctaagtACATACATGATGTTTTACCTTATATTCTAATGAGGAGATATATATTGCACGATGTAAATGCGGTTAAAAATGATACCGTTTTATCATATATCCGTTGTCATCAACTGTCACATTATTGTCGAAGAAATATTCGACCGCTGTGCGACTAAGCTCCCGACAAACATATCGAGCAACAACAATATATCCGTATACTTTCGGGACATCCAAGTCAATGTTATACGGCACTACACGTATGTCGCACGATGCTGTACACATTCATGCATAGAAATGGAATAGTCAAATCAAATAGTATATCGCGATGCACGGATGCGTACACTACTTAAAGTCTGCGCGAACCAGCGGAAGACGGCGGGCAACAACACCAACTTTACTGTTCTGTCTGTTTTCAGCTATGATTGTGAGTTTTGTGAGTTCGAACCTGCCTTCACGGTTCGAACGCGATTGAAATCGCCTGCTGGCGATAGATATTCATTCGCCTTTGCGCAAGCGGCTTGCGAACGGCGCGACTGCGAGTGGCGGCCGCCGTCATTTCAATTCGATAACAGGAAATTCATTGCCCAGGCAACTCCATGGCAGCCGTGTGACTGCTATGCGGATAACCGGATAACCACATTTATATTTGCAGAAATCAATCCGTCGGCAGAAATTTACCGAAGCTAATCTCCGCCGCTTGAGCAACGGTTCTTCTCTGATTCACACGCTCAAAATTAATGGAAATTACACTTCCGGGTCTGACTAGAACAATATAGGATAATTCAAGTTTACCAAATAACTCGTCGAACAGGGAAAACGGAACGATTATAGATATAAATCGAAGTACGTACATACTAGGAATTTTATTCGTACACGGATAAAATGTAATttggaattaaatttgaaggtaaaaaaaaaaaaaaaccgaaatctTGGTATATGAGAAGAAGTATGCATCTATCTTCATGAGTTTGAGAACGGTTTGAGTATGCTAAAAATTAGGGATACTGCGTACTGCAGTATTAACTGGCGGTTAAACCGAGTGTATGATAACACTTTCTTCTGACCCTAATTACGAACAGGATGCGATCAAAGGACATAcagttatgtatgtacaaagcTAAGTTCCTTCTAATTCAAGGATTCTCGACGCGTACTGAAAATGAGAAACATATTTCCAGGCAAGGAATCGAGACGCATTTTTCGGAGCGTCATTCGTCCCCTTCTAGGTGCATTTTTACTAAGTAGGTGCAGGAATACACGCATCTCGGTTTTGCTTGTCGAATTTTGCTGGCAACGACGTAGGCGTGCCTGGACTTCACTTCGATGTGCCGCAAGAGCTTCACGCACTTGTCGCAGCTTCGGCACATGGCAGCAGCTGTCGATCGGACACCGGATTTTCGTGCAGCGTTCAGCCAATCGGGTGTTTTCACTTCCCACCATGTTGCTATTTTCCGCGCTTTGATTCGCCGATTGATCTCTTGTACCTGCATGTGGCACCGAACGAGAGAATTTTCTGATGCAATAGACGTCagaaagtatttttcattcttccaaTAAACCTGTTAAATATATTCTCGAAAGAACCAAATTACGTACAAAAGGAAAAGTACTGTGATTCTGCTCAACATGACCGAAGAGGACTCGGTACGTATTCAATGAACGAATATTTCAGGATGGAAAAGGTTCGCTAGCAGTGCACAGATTGCATGGCACAACGTGTTCCCATTTAcctatttttcatatattacTCACTTCTGCAGCCATTTACTTCCCCGAATGTGGCGAATATCACTTGGCTTGACGCCCACTTCACATCAACTGATTCAGAAGTGTCTTGATAATGCATCGCAAACACAACCTCAATCCCGTATCAACGTATCGCGGATTATCGAGCAGATTTCCATGCGTGCTCGTGATCCTCTAGAGTTACAACAATCATTCTTGATATCTGTGATAATTTGGGAAAAGCGATACAATAGAACTATAAACGCACCCTCTTTACACATTGCATGTTGCagcattcattaattttttttttctgcgtaATACTTTTATACCAATAATAACTCGTAGGACAATCTATGCTTCTCAAGCTAGAAAGACACTTATATCGATGCATCGTCTACAttacttacatttttttaaataactatATGATTGTGTAGATTCGTTTCCCTTGTGATTTTCACTATATTAACGTGACCAATAGCTAATCAAACTTGAATGTTTCAGATCTTTGACCCTactatgaaaataaagaagaaaaaaaagaagaagactaCTTTCGATCTCGATGCTGCAATGGCAGAGGGCGGCAGCGGTGGTGAAGCCACCGAGGGTATCGGCGACAAGGAAAATCAAGAGCCAGAATCAGCAGCAATGGATGACGACGAAGGACTTGATCTagaaaattttggtaaaaaaaagaagaagaagaagaaggcatTCAATTTAGATGAACTCGATATCGCTCTCCCAGAAAGCAAGAAGGAAGTAAGTGTTGTGTACTAAATGATTTGAAAGTTACATGAATTTTATTGTAGCCATGAAACAAATGTCaattattgttgaatttttatgtgCGCTGTTTCTGTGGAACATGATTTAAAGATATAAAAACTTATAACAGAATAAATACATCTAGAAAGACATAGCTACCATTTCTTAAGTGACTTCATGATCGCAGATTCATTTGGTGAAGTGTTTAACATTTTGAATACATATCCTATTATCTTAATGATTATATTCATCCTATTATACTAATTTAAGGATGGCGCAGAACCAATCGGTGAAGATGGGCCAGCGGAAAGTAACTTTGACCTGGATATGGAGTTCTCgggcaaaaagaagaagaaaaggaagaacaTTCTCGATAACCTAGTAgcagaagaggaaaaaaaagaagcagaagATAGGGAAAATGGTAAGTATTGACAATAAACTGTAAAAACCTGTTTCGCTACGAGTTGCTTATCGTGTATTCTATCTGTTAACATGCTTCACTGAATCTGAGCGAAGTGTAGAAACTGGTAAGACACCTTCGTCGACTAGATAACGACTAGTATTTGTTTTTGCACTCAAATCAGATGCTTGTTTTTATGCTTTCTTAGCTGTTTCTGTCACAATTCTACTTTCGCTGTTTAGTTTAATATTTACCTTCTCGTATCAAGTTTATATTTGCTACAAAGTAGTAAATCAAAATAAGGAAGTATTatctttgtattttatttttcgtggTAATACTTTTAAGAAATTTGTTATTACTTTAGTCACATTATGATGACTCTTTTCCATTCTACCAGTCGAGGACACCACATCGTGGCTTGGTTCTGACAGAGATTACACATATGATGAGCTACTAGCCAGAGTGTTTGAAAttatgagagagaaaaatcctGACATGGTTGCTGGAAAGAAGCAAAAGTTTGTCATGAGGCCCCCGCAAGTCGTACGAATCGGCACCAAGAAAACTTCCTTTGCAAACTTTACTGAGGTATAGAATTGCTTTAGTTTCCCATATAATAGTTTTAAAAGTTAAATGCATGGAAATAATCGGTACATCAATCGCCTACTTGCAAAAACTTGAAACGAAGtaacttcgttttttttttcctttttccactTAGTTTTTTCATAGATTGCAAGTTTATTCTTGCTAAATATCCAAACCCGAAGCATTTACCGCAAAATACACTTTTGTCtgagtattgaaaaatgaagaggatGCTTTGTTATCTTTCTCAGATTTGTAAAACGCTGCACAGACAGCCGAAGCATTTACTGGACTTCTTACTGGCTGAACTGGGAACCAGTGGATCTGTTGATGGAAATAGTCAGCTCATTATCAAGGGTCGCTTCCAGCAAAAGCAGATAGAGAATGTACTAAGGAGATACATCAAGGAATATGTCACGTGTCATACGTGTCGCTCCCCTGACACCATATTGCAGAAAGATACTCGGCTGTTCTTCCTTCAGTGTGAATCGTGTGGATCTAGGTGCTCCGTGGCTAGCATCAAGTCTGGTTTCCAGGTAATttatgaacaaatttttcatttcatcttcTGGACAATATACGACGGTAGGTATTAACATTTGGTTTTTGCTTTCAGGCTGTGACTGGAAAGCGTGCTGCTATCAGAGCAAAGACGACTTAGACACATTTATGGTGAGAATGAgcgcgaaaaaaaatacacaaactCGAAATTATCACGTACGTTATTATTctcaatagaaaaaaatttaaataaaacattcAATAAATACAAGAAACTGGAAAATCgaacttttacaataattttaccgCGTATGTAAATGTAAAGAGTGTATGTTATGTACTGTA
Proteins encoded:
- the LOC124405397 gene encoding eukaryotic translation initiation factor 2 subunit 2 isoform X1, whose translation is MTEEDSIFDPTMKIKKKKKKKTTFDLDAAMAEGGSGGEATEGIGDKENQEPESAAMDDDEGLDLENFGKKKKKKKKAFNLDELDIALPESKKEDGAEPIGEDGPAESNFDLDMEFSGKKKKKRKNILDNLVAEEEKKEAEDRENGFTESERSVETVEDTTSWLGSDRDYTYDELLARVFEIMREKNPDMVAGKKQKFVMRPPQVVRIGTKKTSFANFTEICKTLHRQPKHLLDFLLAELGTSGSVDGNSQLIIKGRFQQKQIENVLRRYIKEYVTCHTCRSPDTILQKDTRLFFLQCESCGSRCSVASIKSGFQAVTGKRAAIRAKTT
- the LOC124405397 gene encoding eukaryotic translation initiation factor 2 subunit 2 isoform X2 yields the protein MTEEDSIFDPTMKIKKKKKKKTTFDLDAAMAEGGSGGEATEGIGDKENQEPESAAMDDDEGLDLENFGKKKKKKKKAFNLDELDIALPESKKEDGAEPIGEDGPAESNFDLDMEFSGKKKKKRKNILDNLVAEEEKKEAEDRENVEDTTSWLGSDRDYTYDELLARVFEIMREKNPDMVAGKKQKFVMRPPQVVRIGTKKTSFANFTEICKTLHRQPKHLLDFLLAELGTSGSVDGNSQLIIKGRFQQKQIENVLRRYIKEYVTCHTCRSPDTILQKDTRLFFLQCESCGSRCSVASIKSGFQAVTGKRAAIRAKTT